The following coding sequences are from one Musa acuminata AAA Group cultivar baxijiao chromosome BXJ1-6, Cavendish_Baxijiao_AAA, whole genome shotgun sequence window:
- the LOC135675515 gene encoding probable serine/threonine-protein kinase PBL8 isoform X2 — protein MGNCGTREDNAVVAAHAQVQQLQMFQLPVKNALPEKKHTRTFSEMSDPSTPRHIEDSRNIAIYNDVIAFTLFELETITKSFRPDYVLGEGGFGAVYKGYIDENVRVGLKSLPVAVKVLNKDGHQGHREWLTEVNFLGQLRHPNLVKLIGYCCEDDHRLLVYEFMFRGSLENHLFRKAAAPLSWATRMSIALGAAKGLAFLHNAERPVIYRDFKTSNILLDSDYTAKLSDFGLAKAGPEGDETHVSTRVMGTYGYAAPEYVMTGHLTARSDVYSFGVVLLELLTGRRSVDKARPSKEQSLVDWARPKLNDKRKLLQIIDPRLEDQYSVRAAQKACSLAYYCLSHNPKARPLMSDVVETLEPLQVSSGSEGSFQAVGGSGISEYKMHRRLAGSGVSCRATPNAKCPPSALPSCRVRLNPDGSAE, from the exons ATGGGCAATTGCGGAACCAGAGAGGATAATGCCGTCGTCGCCGCTCATGCGCAAG TTCAGCAGCTCCAAATGTTCCAACTACCTGTTAAGAATGCTCTTCCAGAGAAAAAACACACTCGTACTTTCTCAGAAATGAGTGACCCCTCGACTCCTCGACACATTGAGGATTCAAGAAACATTGCAATATACAATGATGTGATAGCATTCACATTGTTCGAGCTAGAGACGATTACAAAGAGCTTCCGGCCAGATTATGTTCTTGGTGAAGGAGGGTTTGGCGCTGTCTACAAGGGTTATATAGATGAGAATGTGAGAGTTGGCCTCAAATCACTTCCGGTCGCCGTTAAGGTCCTCAACAAAGATGGTCATCAGGGGCATCGAGAATGGCTT ACAGAGGTTAATTTTCTAGGACAACTGAGGCACCCTAATCTAGTGAAGTTGATCGGATATTGCTGTGAAGATGATCATAGGCTTCTTGTCTATGAGTTCATGTTCCGTGGAAGTCTTGAGAACCACTTGTTTCGAA AGGCAGCTGCTCCACTATCCTGGGCAACAAGAATGTCAATCGCACTTGGTGCTGCTAAAGGGCTAGCTTTCCTTCACAATGCTGAAAGACCTGTTATCTATCGAGATTTTAAGACCTCGAATATTTTATTGGACTCT GATTACACAGCCAAGCTCTCTGATTTTGGTCTTGCAAAAGCTGGACCAGAGGGTGATGAGACCCATGTGTCAACAAGGGTGATGGGAACCTATGGTTATGCTGCCCCTGAATACGTCATGACAG GTCATTTGACAGCCAGGAGTGATGTCTACAGTTTTGGAGTTGTCCTTCTTGAGCTCTTGACAGGTCGGCGATCTGTGGATAAGGCACGCCCAAGTAAGGAGCAGAGCTTGGTTGACTGGGCTCGTCCCAAGCTCAATGACAAGAGAAAGCTACTGCAAATCATTGACCCCAGGTTGGAGGATCAATATTCCGTGAGAGCTGCTCAGAAGGCCTGTAGCCTGGCATACTACTGCTTGAGCCATAACCCAAAAGCAAGGCCTCTTATGAGTGATGTCGTGGAGACGCTTGAGCCCCTGCAGGTGAGCAGTGGAAGTGAGGGCTCATTTCAGGCAGTAGGCGGCAGTGGGATTTCCGAGTACAAGATGCACCGTAGACTTGCAGGAAGTGGGGTCAGCTGTAGAGCCACACCAAACGCAAAATGTCCGCCAAGTGCTCTTCCATCATGCAGGGTCAG
- the LOC135675515 gene encoding probable serine/threonine-protein kinase PBL8 isoform X1, translating to MGNCGTREDNAVVAAHAQVQQLQMFQLPVKNALPEKKHTRTFSEMSDPSTPRHIEDSRNIAIYNDVIAFTLFELETITKSFRPDYVLGEGGFGAVYKGYIDENVRVGLKSLPVAVKVLNKDGHQGHREWLTEVNFLGQLRHPNLVKLIGYCCEDDHRLLVYEFMFRGSLENHLFRKAAAPLSWATRMSIALGAAKGLAFLHNAERPVIYRDFKTSNILLDSDYTAKLSDFGLAKAGPEGDETHVSTRVMGTYGYAAPEYVMTGHLTARSDVYSFGVVLLELLTGRRSVDKARPSKEQSLVDWARPKLNDKRKLLQIIDPRLEDQYSVRAAQKACSLAYYCLSHNPKARPLMSDVVETLEPLQVSSGSEGSFQAVGGSGISEYKMHRRLAGSGVSCRATPNAKCPPSALPSCRVRNTPDCGPFFTGGGVEI from the exons ATGGGCAATTGCGGAACCAGAGAGGATAATGCCGTCGTCGCCGCTCATGCGCAAG TTCAGCAGCTCCAAATGTTCCAACTACCTGTTAAGAATGCTCTTCCAGAGAAAAAACACACTCGTACTTTCTCAGAAATGAGTGACCCCTCGACTCCTCGACACATTGAGGATTCAAGAAACATTGCAATATACAATGATGTGATAGCATTCACATTGTTCGAGCTAGAGACGATTACAAAGAGCTTCCGGCCAGATTATGTTCTTGGTGAAGGAGGGTTTGGCGCTGTCTACAAGGGTTATATAGATGAGAATGTGAGAGTTGGCCTCAAATCACTTCCGGTCGCCGTTAAGGTCCTCAACAAAGATGGTCATCAGGGGCATCGAGAATGGCTT ACAGAGGTTAATTTTCTAGGACAACTGAGGCACCCTAATCTAGTGAAGTTGATCGGATATTGCTGTGAAGATGATCATAGGCTTCTTGTCTATGAGTTCATGTTCCGTGGAAGTCTTGAGAACCACTTGTTTCGAA AGGCAGCTGCTCCACTATCCTGGGCAACAAGAATGTCAATCGCACTTGGTGCTGCTAAAGGGCTAGCTTTCCTTCACAATGCTGAAAGACCTGTTATCTATCGAGATTTTAAGACCTCGAATATTTTATTGGACTCT GATTACACAGCCAAGCTCTCTGATTTTGGTCTTGCAAAAGCTGGACCAGAGGGTGATGAGACCCATGTGTCAACAAGGGTGATGGGAACCTATGGTTATGCTGCCCCTGAATACGTCATGACAG GTCATTTGACAGCCAGGAGTGATGTCTACAGTTTTGGAGTTGTCCTTCTTGAGCTCTTGACAGGTCGGCGATCTGTGGATAAGGCACGCCCAAGTAAGGAGCAGAGCTTGGTTGACTGGGCTCGTCCCAAGCTCAATGACAAGAGAAAGCTACTGCAAATCATTGACCCCAGGTTGGAGGATCAATATTCCGTGAGAGCTGCTCAGAAGGCCTGTAGCCTGGCATACTACTGCTTGAGCCATAACCCAAAAGCAAGGCCTCTTATGAGTGATGTCGTGGAGACGCTTGAGCCCCTGCAGGTGAGCAGTGGAAGTGAGGGCTCATTTCAGGCAGTAGGCGGCAGTGGGATTTCCGAGTACAAGATGCACCGTAGACTTGCAGGAAGTGGGGTCAGCTGTAGAGCCACACCAAACGCAAAATGTCCGCCAAGTGCTCTTCCATCATGCAGGGTCAG
- the LOC135675515 gene encoding probable serine/threonine-protein kinase PBL8 isoform X3, translating to MGNCGTREDNAVVAAHAQVQQLQMFQLPVKNALPEKKHTRTFSEMSDPSTPRHIEDSRNIAIYNDVIAFTLFELETITKSFRPDYVLGEGGFGAVYKGYIDENVRVGLKSLPVAVKVLNKDGHQGHREWLTEVNFLGQLRHPNLVKLIGYCCEDDHRLLVYEFMFRGSLENHLFRKAAAPLSWATRMSIALGAAKGLAFLHNAERPVIYRDFKTSNILLDSDYTAKLSDFGLAKAGPEGDETHVSTRVMGTYGYAAPEYVMTGHLTARSDVYSFGVVLLELLTGRRSVDKARPSKEQSLVDWARPKLNDKRKLLQIIDPRLEDQYSVRAAQKACSLAYYCLSHNPKARPLMSDVVETLEPLQVSSGSEGSFQAVGGSGISEYKMHRRLAGSGVSCRATPNAKCPPSALPSCRVRRRRGDLT from the exons ATGGGCAATTGCGGAACCAGAGAGGATAATGCCGTCGTCGCCGCTCATGCGCAAG TTCAGCAGCTCCAAATGTTCCAACTACCTGTTAAGAATGCTCTTCCAGAGAAAAAACACACTCGTACTTTCTCAGAAATGAGTGACCCCTCGACTCCTCGACACATTGAGGATTCAAGAAACATTGCAATATACAATGATGTGATAGCATTCACATTGTTCGAGCTAGAGACGATTACAAAGAGCTTCCGGCCAGATTATGTTCTTGGTGAAGGAGGGTTTGGCGCTGTCTACAAGGGTTATATAGATGAGAATGTGAGAGTTGGCCTCAAATCACTTCCGGTCGCCGTTAAGGTCCTCAACAAAGATGGTCATCAGGGGCATCGAGAATGGCTT ACAGAGGTTAATTTTCTAGGACAACTGAGGCACCCTAATCTAGTGAAGTTGATCGGATATTGCTGTGAAGATGATCATAGGCTTCTTGTCTATGAGTTCATGTTCCGTGGAAGTCTTGAGAACCACTTGTTTCGAA AGGCAGCTGCTCCACTATCCTGGGCAACAAGAATGTCAATCGCACTTGGTGCTGCTAAAGGGCTAGCTTTCCTTCACAATGCTGAAAGACCTGTTATCTATCGAGATTTTAAGACCTCGAATATTTTATTGGACTCT GATTACACAGCCAAGCTCTCTGATTTTGGTCTTGCAAAAGCTGGACCAGAGGGTGATGAGACCCATGTGTCAACAAGGGTGATGGGAACCTATGGTTATGCTGCCCCTGAATACGTCATGACAG GTCATTTGACAGCCAGGAGTGATGTCTACAGTTTTGGAGTTGTCCTTCTTGAGCTCTTGACAGGTCGGCGATCTGTGGATAAGGCACGCCCAAGTAAGGAGCAGAGCTTGGTTGACTGGGCTCGTCCCAAGCTCAATGACAAGAGAAAGCTACTGCAAATCATTGACCCCAGGTTGGAGGATCAATATTCCGTGAGAGCTGCTCAGAAGGCCTGTAGCCTGGCATACTACTGCTTGAGCCATAACCCAAAAGCAAGGCCTCTTATGAGTGATGTCGTGGAGACGCTTGAGCCCCTGCAGGTGAGCAGTGGAAGTGAGGGCTCATTTCAGGCAGTAGGCGGCAGTGGGATTTCCGAGTACAAGATGCACCGTAGACTTGCAGGAAGTGGGGTCAGCTGTAGAGCCACACCAAACGCAAAATGTCCGCCAAGTGCTCTTCCATCATGCAGGGTCAG
- the LOC135675517 gene encoding probable methylenetetrahydrofolate reductase (NADH): MKVIDKIRGAAEGDGRTVFSFEFFPPKTEEGVENLFERMDRMVAHNPNFCDITWGAGGSTADLTLDIANRMQNMICVETMMHLTCTNMPVEKIDHALDTIKANGIQNVLALRGDPPHGQDKFVQVAGGFACALDLVQHIRAKYGDYFGITVAGYPEAHPDMIQGDGGATQEAYNNDLSYLKRKVDAGADLIITQLFYDTDIFLKFVNDCRQIGITCPIVPGIMPINNYKGFLRMTGFCKTKIPPEITAALDPIKDNEDAVRAYGVHLGTEMCKKILSHGIKTLHLYTLNMEKSALAILMNLGLIEESKVSRSLPWRRPANVFRVKEDVRPIFWANRPKSYISRTVGWDQYPHGRWGDSNNPSYGALTDYQFMRPRSRDKKLQEEWATPLKSVDDINERFMKFCLGKLRSSPWSELDGLQPETKIINEQLSQVNLKGFLTINSQPPVNGEKSDSPAVGWGGPGGYVYQKAYLEFFCSKDKLISITENCKALPSLTYIAVNKEGEYVSNVVLNAVNAVTWGVFPGKEIIQPTVVDPASFMIWKDEAFEIWTRGWARLFPEGDPSRELLAQVQKSCFLVSLVDNDYIHGDIFAAFKGA, from the exons ATGAAGGTGATCGACAAGATACGGGGGGCGGCTGAGGGCGATGGGAGGACGGTGTTCTCCTTCGAATTCTTCCCCCCCAAGACGGAGGAGGGCGTGGAGAACCTCTTCGAGCGCATGGACCGCATGGTCGCCCACAACCCCAACTTCTGCGACATCACCTGGGGCGCCGGCGGGTCCACCGCCGACCTCACCCTCGACATCGCCAACCGGATGCAGAACATG ATCTGTGTAGAAACTATGATGCACTTGACCTGCACCAATATGCCGGTGGAGAAGATTGACCATGCTCTGGATACCATCAAGGCCAATGGGATTCAAAATGTTCTGGCACTCAGGGGGGATCCCCCACATGGTCAGGATAAGTTTGTTCAAGTTGCTGGCGGATTTGCATGCGCCCTCGATCTG GTGCAGCACATTCGTGCTAAGTATGGGGACTACTTTGGTATCACTGTTGCTGGCTATCCAG AGGCACATCCTGATATGATACAAGGAGATGGAGGTGCTACACAGGAAGCCTATAACAATGATCTTTCTTATCTGAAGAGAAAG GTGGATGCTGGTGCTGACCTTATTATCACTCAGCTATTCTATGATACTGATATATTTCTGAAGTTTGTCAATGATTGTCGTCAAATTGGGATAACTTGTCCAATTGTACCTGGCATCATGCCAATCAACAACTATAAGGGCTTCTTGCGAATGACTGGGTTTTGCAAAACTAAA ATACCACCTGAGATTACAGCTGCTTTGGATCCTATTAAAGACAATGAAGATGCTGTCAGGGCATATGGAGTTCACTTAGGGACTGAAATGTGCAAGAAGATTTTATCTCATGGAATCAAAACATTGCATCTTTACACACTAAACATGGAGAAGTCTGCATTGGCCATATTAATG AATCTTGGTTTGATAGAAGAGTCTAAAGTTTCAAGGTCCTTGCCTTGGAGACGTCCGGCAAATGTTTTTCGTGTCAAAGAGGATGTTCGGCCTATTTTCTG GGCTAATCGTCCAAAAAGTTACATCTCAAGGACTGTTGGTTGGGATCAATATCCACATGGGAGATGGGGTGATTCTAATAACCCATCATACGGAGCTTTAACTGATTACCAG TTCATGCGCCCACGATCACGGGACAAGAAACTTCAAGAGGAATGGGCAACCCCATTGAAATCTGTGGATGATATCAACGAG AGATTTATGAAATTCTGCCTGGGAAAACTGAGAAGCAGCCCATGGTCGGAATTAGATGGTCTTCAACCAGAGACAAAGATAATCAATGAACAACTGTCACAGGTCAACTTGAAGGGTTTTCTAACTATTAACAGTCAACCTCCTGTTAATGGAGAGAAATCCGACTCTCCTGCTGTTG GATGGGGTGGACCAGGGGGTTATGTTTACCAAAAGGCGTATCTGGAATTCTTTTGTTCAAAAGACAAGCTAATTTCAATCACTGAAAATTGCAAGGCCTTGCCATCTCTCACATACATTGCTGTGAACAAAGAAGGGGAGTATGTCTCCAATGTTGTTCTCAATGCAGTCAATGCAGTAACATGGGGTGTTTTCCCTGGCAAAGAGATCATCCAACCAACTGTTGTGGACCCTGCTAGCTTCATGATCTGGAAGGATGAAGCTTTTGAGATTTGGACAAGGGGATGGGCTCGATTGTTTCCTGAGGGTGATCCATCAAGGGAGCTACTAGCTCAG GTGCAAAAAAGTTGCTTCTTGGTTAGCCTTGTTGACAATGATTATATTCACGGTGACATTTTTGCTGCTTTCAAAGGCGCGTGA
- the LOC135675515 gene encoding probable serine/threonine-protein kinase PBL8 isoform X4: protein MGNCGTREDNAVVAAHAQVQQLQMFQLPVKNALPEKKHTRTFSEMSDPSTPRHIEDSRNIAIYNDVIAFTLFELETITKSFRPDYVLGEGGFGAVYKGYIDENVRVGLKSLPVAVKVLNKDGHQGHREWLTEVNFLGQLRHPNLVKLIGYCCEDDHRLLVYEFMFRGSLENHLFRKAAAPLSWATRMSIALGAAKGLAFLHNAERPVIYRDFKTSNILLDSDYTAKLSDFGLAKAGPEGDETHVSTRVMGTYGYAAPEYVMTGHLTARSDVYSFGVVLLELLTGRRSVDKARPSKEQSLVDWARPKLNDKRKLLQIIDPRLEDQYSVRAAQKACSLAYYCLSHNPKARPLMSDVVETLEPLQVSSGSEGSFQAVGGSGISEYKMHRRLAGSGVSCRATPNAKCPPSALPSCRVSKMTGAA, encoded by the exons ATGGGCAATTGCGGAACCAGAGAGGATAATGCCGTCGTCGCCGCTCATGCGCAAG TTCAGCAGCTCCAAATGTTCCAACTACCTGTTAAGAATGCTCTTCCAGAGAAAAAACACACTCGTACTTTCTCAGAAATGAGTGACCCCTCGACTCCTCGACACATTGAGGATTCAAGAAACATTGCAATATACAATGATGTGATAGCATTCACATTGTTCGAGCTAGAGACGATTACAAAGAGCTTCCGGCCAGATTATGTTCTTGGTGAAGGAGGGTTTGGCGCTGTCTACAAGGGTTATATAGATGAGAATGTGAGAGTTGGCCTCAAATCACTTCCGGTCGCCGTTAAGGTCCTCAACAAAGATGGTCATCAGGGGCATCGAGAATGGCTT ACAGAGGTTAATTTTCTAGGACAACTGAGGCACCCTAATCTAGTGAAGTTGATCGGATATTGCTGTGAAGATGATCATAGGCTTCTTGTCTATGAGTTCATGTTCCGTGGAAGTCTTGAGAACCACTTGTTTCGAA AGGCAGCTGCTCCACTATCCTGGGCAACAAGAATGTCAATCGCACTTGGTGCTGCTAAAGGGCTAGCTTTCCTTCACAATGCTGAAAGACCTGTTATCTATCGAGATTTTAAGACCTCGAATATTTTATTGGACTCT GATTACACAGCCAAGCTCTCTGATTTTGGTCTTGCAAAAGCTGGACCAGAGGGTGATGAGACCCATGTGTCAACAAGGGTGATGGGAACCTATGGTTATGCTGCCCCTGAATACGTCATGACAG GTCATTTGACAGCCAGGAGTGATGTCTACAGTTTTGGAGTTGTCCTTCTTGAGCTCTTGACAGGTCGGCGATCTGTGGATAAGGCACGCCCAAGTAAGGAGCAGAGCTTGGTTGACTGGGCTCGTCCCAAGCTCAATGACAAGAGAAAGCTACTGCAAATCATTGACCCCAGGTTGGAGGATCAATATTCCGTGAGAGCTGCTCAGAAGGCCTGTAGCCTGGCATACTACTGCTTGAGCCATAACCCAAAAGCAAGGCCTCTTATGAGTGATGTCGTGGAGACGCTTGAGCCCCTGCAGGTGAGCAGTGGAAGTGAGGGCTCATTTCAGGCAGTAGGCGGCAGTGGGATTTCCGAGTACAAGATGCACCGTAGACTTGCAGGAAGTGGGGTCAGCTGTAGAGCCACACCAAACGCAAAATGTCCGCCAAGTGCTCTTCCATCATGCAGGGTCAG